A genomic stretch from Tenrec ecaudatus isolate mTenEca1 chromosome X, mTenEca1.hap1, whole genome shotgun sequence includes:
- the PLXNA3 gene encoding plexin-A3 isoform X1: protein MIDGLGASGTCRWWKPLLPAAVTRWGSGLEVAEWPPWVASDSCSTPQASLEQLQTMVLVDLLWLLLLALAGVGGSGRPFRAFTVTDTTLTHLAMHRVTGEVFVGAVNRVFKLAPNLTELRAHVTGPVEDNARCYPPPSMRVCAHSLAPADNVNKLLLIDYAARRLVACGSIWQGVCQFLRLDDLSKLGEPHRRKEHYLSGASEPDAMAGVIVEQGQGPSKLFVGTAVDGKSEYFPTLSSRKLLGDEDNVDMFSLVYQDEFVSSQIKIPSDTLSLYPAFDIYYIYGFVSASFVYFLTLQLDTQQTLLDTAGEKFFTSKIVRMCAGDSEFYSYVEFPIGCSWHGVEYRLVQSAHLAKPGLLLAQALGVPADEDVLFTVFSQGQKNRASPPRQTLLCLFTLRSINAHIRRRIQSCYRGEGTLALPWLLNKELPCINTPMQINGNFCGLVLNQPLGGLQVIEGLPLLADNTEGMASVAAYTYHQHSVVFIGTRSGSLKKVRVDGSQDAHLYETVPVVDGSPILRDLLFSPDHQYIYLLSEKQVSQLPVETCEQYSSCAACLGSRDPHCGWCVLQHRCCREGACPGASAPHGFAQELSKCVQVRVRPNNVSVTSLGVQLTVAVHNVPDLSAGVSCAFEEVTTSKAVLLPSGELRCPSPSFQELWALTRGHGAARNVRLQLLSLETGVRFAGADLVFYNCSSLQSCMSCVGSPYPCHWCKYNHMCTDHPHECSFQEGRVHSPEGCPEILPGGDLLIPVGVVQPLTLRAKNLPQPQSGQKNYECVVRVQGRQQRVPAVRFNSSSVQCQNASYSYDGDEYGDTELDFSVVWDGDFPIDKPSSFRALLYKCWAQRSSCGLCLKADPRFNCGWCISEHKCQLRAHCPAPKANWMHPSQKSPRCSHPRITQVHPLMGPKEGGTRVTIMGENLGLSSRELDLWVAGVRCNAVATEYVRAERVVCEMEESLVPSPPPGPVELCVGECSADFRTLSEQLYTFVTPTFHGVSPGRGPAAGGTRLTITGSSLDAGSQVTVTVRDGECQFVRRDAKSITCLSPVSTQGPSQAFITLAIDRASISSPGVIYTYTQDPTVTRLEPTWSIINGSTAITVSGTHLLTVQEPRVRAKYRGIETTNTCQVINDTAMLCKAPGIFLGRPQPRAQGEHPDEFGFLLDHVQTARSLNRSAFTYYPDPSFEPLAPSGVLDVKPGSHVVLKGKNLIPAAAGSSRLNYTVLIGGQPCALTVSDTQLLCDSPSQTGRQPVMVLVGGLEFWLGTLHITAERALPLPAVVGLAVGGGLLLLAITVVLVAYKRKTQDADRTLKRLQLQMDNLESRVALECKEAFAELQTDINELTSHMDGVQIPFLDYRTYAVRVLFPGIEAHPVLKELDTPPNVEKALRLFGQLLHSRAFVLTFIHTLEAQSSFSMRDRGTVASLTMVALQSRLDYATGLLKQLLADLIEKNLESKNHPKLLLRRTESVAEKMLTNWFTFLLHKFLKECAGEPLFLLYCAIKQQMEKGPIDAITGEARYSLSEDKLIRQQIDYKTLTLHCVCPESESSPQVPVKVLNCDSITQAKDKLLDTVYKGVPYSQRPKAEDMDLEWRQGRMARIILQDEDVTTKIECDWKRVNSLAHYQVTDGSLVALVPKQVSAYNMANSFTFTRSLSRYESLLRTASSPDSLRSRAPMITPDQETGTKLWHLVKNHDHLDQREGDRGSKMVSEIYLTRLLATKGTLQKFVDDLFETVFSTAHRGSALPLAIKYMFDFLDEQADQRQISDPDVRHTWKSNCLPLRFWVNVIKNPQFVFDIHKSSITDACLSVVAQTFMDSCSTSEHRLGKDSPSNKLLYAKDIPSYKSWVERYYRDIAKMASISDQDMDAYLVEQSRLHASDFNVLSALSELYFYVTKYRQEILSALDRDASCRKHKLRQKLEQIISLVSNSS from the exons ATGATTGATGGCCTTGGGGCGAGTGGCACTTGCCGCTGGTGGAagcccctcctcccagctgcGGTCACCAGATGGGGCTCTGGGCTGGAGGTGGCTGAGTGGCCCCCATGGGTGGCCTCTGACTCCTGCTCGACTCCACAGGCCTCCCTGGAGCAGCTGCAGACCATGGTCCTGGTCGACCTCCTCTGGCTGCTCCTCCTCGCCCTGGCGGGGGTCGGGGGCAGCGGCAGGCCTTTCCGGGCCTTCACAGTGACCGATACCACCCTCACCCACCTGGCTATGCACCGGGTGACCGGTGAGGTGTTTGTGGGTGCAGTGAACCGTGTCTTCAAGTTGGCCCCCAACCTGACTGAGCTGCGTGCCCATGTCACGGGCCCCGTCGAGGATAATGCCCGCTGCTACCCACCCCCCAGCATGCGGGTCTGCGCCCATAGCCTGGCCCCCGCGGACAATGTCAACAAGCTGCTACTCATCGACTACGCGGCCCGGCGCCTGGTGGCCTGTGGAAGCATCTGGCAAGGCGTCTGCCAGTTCCTGCGGCTGGACGACCTGTCCAAGCTGGGTGAGCCGCACCGCCGAAAGGAGCATTACTTATCAGGGGCCTCGGAGCCTGACGCCATGGCAGGTGTCATTGTGGAGCAGGGCCAGGGGCCCAGCAAGCTCTTTGTGGGCACCGCCGTGGATGGCAAGTCTGAGTACTTCCCCACCCTGAGCTCCCGCAAGCTGCTGGGCGACGAGGACAATGTCGACATGTTCAGTCTG GTCTACCAAGATGAGTTCGTCTCCTCCCAGATCAAGATCCCCTCAGACACACTCTCCCTGTACCCTGCCTTCGACATCTACTACATTTATGGCTTCGTCAGTGCTTCATTCGTGTACTTCCTGACCCTGCAGTTGGACACTCAGCAGACGCTCCTGGACACGGCTGGCGAGAAGTTCTTCACCTCCAAGATTGTGCGCATGTGCGCCGGGGACTCAGAGTTCTACTCGTACGTCGAGTTCCCCATTGGCTGCTCCTGGCACGGCGTGGAGTACCGCCTGGTGCAGAGCGCCCACCTGGCCAAGCCGGGCCTGCTGCTGGCGCAGGCGCTGGGCGTGCCGGCCGATGAGGACGTCCTCTTCACCGTCTTCTCCCAGGGCCAGAAGAACCGTGCCAGCCCTCCCCGGCAGACACTCCTGTGCCTCTTCACCCTCCGCAGCATCAATGCCCACATCCGCCGCCGCATCCAGTCCTGCTACCGCGGGGAGGGCACGCTGGCCCTGCCTTGGCTCCTCAACAAGGAGCTCCCCTGCATCAACACA CCTATGCAGATCAATGGAAATTTCTGTGGGCTGGTGTTGAACCAGCCCCTGGGAGGCCTGCAAGTGATTGAGGGGCTGCCGCTGCTGGCCGACAACACCGAGGGCATGGCCAGCGTGGCTGCCTACACCTACCACCAGCACTCAGTGGTCTTCATTGGCACACGCAGCGGCAGTCTGAAGAAG GTGCGGGTTGATGGCTCCCAGGATGCCCACCTCTATGAGACAGTCCCTGTGGTCGATGGCAGCCccatccttcgagacctgctcttCAGCCCGGACCACCAGTACATCTACCTCCTGAGTGAGAAGCAG GTAAGCCAGCTCCCTGTGGAGACCTGTGAGCAGTACTCGAGCTGTGCCGCTTGCCTGGGCTCCCGGGACCCACACTGTGGCTGGTGTGTGCTGCAGCACAG gtGCTGCCGAGAAGGAGCCTGCCCGGGTGCGTCTGCCCCTCATGGCTTTGCCCAGGAGTTGAGCAAGTGTGTCCAGGTGCGGGTTCGGCCCAACAATGTGTCGGTGACGTCACTGGGGGTACAG CTGACTGTCGCTGTGCACAATGTGCCTGACCTGAGCGCGGGCGTTAGCTGTGCCTTCGAGGAGGTGACCACGAGCAAAGCTGTCCTGCTGCCCTCGGGCGAGCTGCGCTGTCCCTCACCCTCCTTCCAGGAGCTCTGGGCGCTCACCAGGGGGCATG GGGCTGCCCGCAACGTGCGCCTGCAGTTGCTCTCCCTGGAGACGGGTGTGCGCTTCGCCGGGGCTGACCTCGTCTTTTACAACTGCAGCAGCCTCCAGTC GTGCATGTCCTGCGTTGGCAGCCCCTACCCTTGCCACTGGTGTAAGTACAACCACATGTGCACCGACCACCCCCACGAGTGCTCTTTCCAGGAGGGCAGGGTCCACAGCCCGGAG GGCTGCCCCGAGATCCTGCCTGGCGGGGACCTCCTGATCCCTGTCGGTGTTGTGCAGCCGCTCACTCTGCGGGCCAAGAACCTGCCACAGCCTCAGTCGGGCCAGAAGAACTACGAGTGTGTGGTTCGCGTGCAGGGCCGGCAGCAGCGTGTGCCCGCCGTGCGCTTCAACAGCAGCAGCGTGCAGTGTCAGAATGCGTCG TATTCCTATGATGGCGATGAGTATGGGGACACAGAGCTGGACTTCTCTGTGGTCTGGGATGGAGATTTTCCAATCGACAAACCTTCCAGCTTCCGAG CTCTCCTGTACAAGTGCTGGGCACAGCGCTCCAGCTGCGGCCTCTGCCTCAAGGCTGATCCCCGCTTCAACTGTGGCTGGTGCATCTCAGAACACAAGTGCCAGCTGCGTGCTCACTGTCCAGCCCCCAAAGCTAATTGGATGCACCCGAGCCAGAAGAGCCCGCGCTGCAGTCACCCTCGGATCACGCAG GTCCACCCACTCATGGGTCCCAAGGAGGGGGGCACTCGGGTCACCATCATGGGCGAGAACCTGGGCCTCAGTTCTCGGGAGCTAGATCTGTGGGTGGCAGGCGTGCGCTGCAATGCTGTGGCCACCGAATATGTTCGTGCCGAGAG GGTCGTGTGTGAGATGGAAGAGTCGCTGGTGCCCAGCCCACCACCAGGGCCTGTGGAGCTGTGTGTTGGCGAATGCTCGGCTGACTTCCGCACGCTGTCAGAGCAGCTCTACACCTTCGTG ACCCCCACCTTTCATGGCGTGAGCCCAGGCCGGGGCCCAGCGGCGGGGGGTACACGGCTCACCATCACGGGCAGCTCTCTAGATGCCGGCAGCCAGGTCACAGTGACTGTGCGAGACGGCGAGTGCCAGTTTGTGAG GAGAGACGCCAAGTCCATCACCTGCCTCTCGCCGGTCTCCACCCAAGGCCCCAGCCAGGCCTTCATCACCCTCGCCATTGACCGTGCCAGCATCTCTAGTCCCGGTGTCATCTACACCTACACCCAAGACCCCACAGTCACACGCCTTGAGCCAACTTGGAGTATCATCAA CGGCAGCACTGCCATCACCGTGAGTGGGACTCATCTGCTGACTGTCCAGGAGCCCCGCGTCCGCGCCAAGTACCGGGGCATTGAGACCACCAAT ACGTGCCAGGTGATCAATGACACGGCCATGCTGTGCAAGGCGCCTGGCATTTTCCTGGGGCGGCCACAGCCGCGGGCCCAAGGAGAGCACCCTGACGAGTTCGGCTTCTTGCTGGACCACGTGCAGACGGCGCGCTCCCTCAACCGCTCTGCCTTCACCTACTACCCGGACCCCAGCTTCGAGCCCCTAGCGCCCTCCGGGGTCCTAGATGTCAAGCCTGGCTCCCATGTGGTGCTGAAG GGCAAGAACTTGATTCCCGCCGCAGCAGGCAGCTCCCGCCTCAACTACACGGTGCTGATTGGCGGCCAGCCGTGTGCGTTGACCGTCTCAGACACGCAGCTCCTGTGCGACTCACCCAGCCAGACAGGCCGGCAGCCTGTCATG GTGCTGGTGGGCGGCCTGGAGTTCTGGCTGGGCACGCTACACATCACGGCGGAGCGCGCGCTGCCCCTGCCGGCCGTGGTGGGGCTGGCGGTAGGGGGCGGGCTTCTGCTGCTGGCCATCACGGTGGTGCTGGTGGCCTACAAGCGCAAGACACAGGACGCCGACCGCACGCTCAAGCGGCTGCAGCTGCAGATGGACAACCTGGAGTCCCGCGTGGCCCTGGAGTGCAAGGAAG CCTTCGCGGAGCTGCAGACGGACATCAACGAGCTGACCAGCCACATGGATGGAGTGCAGATCCCCTTCCTGGACTACCGCACCTATGCAGTGCGTGTGCTTTTCCCGGGCATCGAAGCCCACCCGGTGCTCAAGGAGCTGGAT ACACCCCCAAATGTGGAGAAGGCCCTGCGCCTCTTCGGGCAGCTGCTGCACAGCCGCGCCTTCGTGCTGACCTTCATCCACAcgctggaggcccagagcagcttCTCCATGCGCGACCGCGGCACCGTGGCCTCGCTCACCATGGTGGCCCTGCAGAGTCGCCTCGATTATGCAACCGGGCTGCTCAAACAGCTGCTGGCCGATCTCATCGAGAAAAACCTCGAGAGCAAGAATCACCCCAAGCTGCTGCTGCGCAG GACGGAGTCAGTGGCAGAGAAGATGCTCACTAACTGGTTCACGTTCCTGCTGCACAAGTTCCTGAAG GAATGTGCCGGGGAGCCCCTCTTCCTGCTCTACTGCGCCATCAAGCAGCAGATGGAGAAGGGCCCCATCGACGCCATCACCGGGGAGGCACGCTACTCGCTGAGTGAGGACAAGCTCATTCGGCAGCAAATCGACTACAAAACGCTG ACCCTGCACTGCGTGTGCCCAGAGAGCGAGAGTAGCCCCCAAGTTCCTGTGAAGGTTCTCAACTGTGACAGCATCACCCAGGCCAAAGACAAGCTGCTGGATACCGTATATAAGGGCGTCCCCTACTCACAGCGCCCCAAAGCCGAGGACATGGACCTGG AATGGCGCCAGGGCCGAATGGCCCGCATCATTCTCCAGGATGAGGATGTCACCACCAAGATAGAATGTGACTGGAAGAGAGTCAACTCACTGGCCCACTACCAG GTGACAGATGGCTCCTTGGTGGCACTGGTGCCCAAACAAGTATCTGCCTACAACATGGCCAACTCTTTTACCTTCACTCGCTCCCTCAGCCGCTATG AGAGCCTGCTGCGCACGGCCAGCAGCCCCGACAGCCTGCGCTCTCGGGCACCCATGATCACGCCCGACCAGGAGACAGGCACCAAGCTGTGGCACCTGGTGAAGAACCACGACCACTTGGACCAGCGTGAGGGCGACCGTGGAAGCAAGATGGTCTCTGAGATTTACCTGACGCGGCTGCTGGCCACCAAG ggaacgCTGCAGAAGTTTGTGGATGACCTCTTTGAGACCGTGTTTAGCACGGCCCACCGCGGCTCAGCGCTACCATTGGCTATCAAGTACATGTTCGACTTCCTGGATGAGCAGGCCGACCAGCGGCAGATCAGCGACCCTGACGTGCGGCACACCTGGAAGAGCAACTG CCTGCCCCTGCGCTTCTGGGTGAACGTGATCAAGAACCCGCAGTTCGTCTTCGACATCCACAAGAGCAGCATCACGGACGCGTGCCTCTCGGTGGTGGCACAGACTTTCATGGACTCCTGCTCCACGTCCGAGCACCGGCTGGGCAAGGACTCGCCCTCCAACAAGCTGCTCTATGCCAAGGACATCCCCAGCTACAAGAGCTGGGTGGAGAG GTACTACCGGGACATTGCTAAGATGGCATCCATCAGCGACCAGGACATGGACGCCTACCTAGTGGAGCAGTCCCGCCTTCACGCCAGTGACTTCAACGTCCTCAGCGCCCTCAGTGAGCTCTACTTCTACGTCACCAAGTACCGCCAGGAG ATTCTGAGCGCCCTGGACCGAGACGCCTCTTGTCGGAAGCACAAGTTGCGCCAGAAGCTGGAACAGATCATCAGCCTTGTGTCCAACAGTAGCTGA